ATCAAGGAGAACCTTGAGATGGAATACATTCGCCAAATGGTACAGCATACTGCAATAGTCAAGCCTCATGTTGCATTTGTAGTTGAGAATAGTACAACTGGAACATGTATATTACACAGCAAAAGGGACAATCGAGTATGGAAAAACTGTCTCAATTCTATAGTCCTTCTGTAACCAAGACCATGCTACCAGTGGAGTATTGTACTGGTTCCTATAATCTCAATGGATATATATATCAACTGAGATGTACCCTAGCAAGTATCTACAACTAGTGTATGACTAGTGAGCCAAACTCAAGTGCACACTCTTCTTAACACACTCCTGACCAACAAGCATAAAAGTTGCGAGCATGGTCATCCTGTTTATTTTGTAACTATTCAATGTCCTCCGTCGGAATGTGACTTCTGTTGGCAGTCATGTAAGACACTAGTAGAGTTTGTTGATTGGACTGCTGTTCTTCAGGCCACTGGTCTAGCTGCTAAGACTGCTACCTCTCGTTTAAGATGTCCAGAAACAACTCAAAATGTGACTGGCAGTTGTACAGTTGACACATGCCCTGAAGATGAGTCTACAAGTGTTCACTTTTcacatggcatgcagtcagATATAGTACGAAGAAACAGAAAAAGTAGCACTACCACCATGACATGTTTAACTCATGATTCCAAGGGTGATGCTGTAGCTGGTGATTTACTTGTTACTCCCAAATTCATCAGTGTTAAAGCTTCCTCACGCTCACCACTGCGCACTCCCAGCATTGCCCAGAAGCTAGCCCAGTTTTCTAATGGTAGAATGGAGCAGGGACCTAAAGTACTGTCAAAGAAAAGGATCAATCCCCACCTTATATGCAGTAAACTGGCTAAGCACTTTGTTCCTGACATGTTGGACTCTCCCTTTGTACCTCAGCACCACTCCACTCCACTGCAAGATGTACAAGACATTGACACACACCAGTCATCATGCAGACCTGAGGTACCTGTTACCAAGTCCACTAGTGACATGTTGAAGAGTGAAGATGATAGTGTGGGCTTTTGTAGTAGACCATTTTTGGCTGCACCACATCTAACACACAGCACATCACCATTTGTGTCACATGGCACGCGAATAAGTTTTTCACTGAAATCACAATCATATCAAGCACAAGACAAGTGCAGTAAAGATGTTAAGCCAAGCATCATAGAGAAGCTGATATCAGAGTGTAGCAATCCAGTGTTCAAGACTGGACAAGAGGTGCTACTTTACTGTACTGGTGCATCCGTGTTGTAATTcttttacagcatattttgaCTGCATCTACTTGTGGCAGTGATACCATTAGTATCCATAATATGATCCACTCTTATCGGTTCACCAAAGATATGTTCCACAGGATTAAAGTATGtgacagtacacacacacatgcacgcacgcacacaaccacacacagcatgcatacacacaaagcaaaaagcacactgggatgcctgtgcaccactcaggtacTTGGGGACCACTATTTGATGTGTTTTATTAACTGTGTGCAGGTAATCAACCAAGTGGATAACAAATTTATAGCCTGTTTAATGGACACCAAAAGCAATGGTATAAATACACAACTCATAATTGTTATTGTGCATGTCCACTGTAGGCAGTTACAATTTACTGGTACTTGTAGACCAGCATGCTGCTCATGAACAAATCAGATTGGAAAAACTCATTGCAGGTCAGCAGCCCCTCCTCCTTTTATATGAACCACACCCATTGTCCTTAGAGCTCTATGATGAAGAGGCATATAGTGGCAACATGAGTGGACGCCAGGTGCTATCTAGTCCAATAGAACCACCATTGAAATTCCAGCTGGAAAGCCAACAGTTGCAGCTAGCCACAACAATATTTAGTAAACAACTACATGCAGTTGGGATTGAGCTCTCACAAGTTTGCATTGTGTTGCATTTCATGCAAACAAAAAATGTTTTACCAGATCAACAACATTATGTTGGTACACAAGCTACCCAGTGTGTTGGTCAACAAGAAATGTCCCACTATATCTAGTGTTGACAGATCTTCTTGCCACACAGGCATGTCATGGTATGATTGTGTGTGTAGACAACTGGGGATATATTTGATACTTTATATTCCTGCAGGAGCCATCAAATTTAATGATCCTCTGACTTTGAATGAATGCCACAAACTAATAGAGTCACTTTCACACTGCAAACTACCCTTCCAATGTGCCCATGGACGGTAATACAACAGAATTGCTACCAAATGTCTTAATGCTAATTGTTTCAGCCCATCTCTAGTGCCTGTGCTGGATCTCGGACTGCTCAATAAAAACAGGACCTCACCAAAAATGTAGAACAATTATTGTCAACATAAATAATTCACTGTCATTAGAATATGTACAAATCAACATGACTGGAATGGAAAGTGATAGAAAAAATAGTGGCGAGGTTATAAATGGTCATGACGAATGGGAGAGTTTATAAACAATATTTTGATATTGGGAAAGTCCCTGGCATTGTTGTTTGATGGTTCCGTTGTCAGTGCCACAAGGCACAGTAGTTTCCACACAGACCCAATGGCAATGGTCCGCCTGCAACAAATAGTCTACTTTTAGTCGGACTATATGTGTGAGTATAAATAGCATTTGGTGGTTCAGGCATTCCACTGAAAAAGTCCCGATAAGTTTCATCTTTCCTCTATAACATCCAACATTAAAAAGTCCCAAGGTTACAACAGTACACTCACCAGCCAACCAAGGGTGGTTTTTAGTACCCAAGCGGATGGCTCACGATAACTTGGTCCAGCAATGTTGATCTGTGACCAGCTGTGTTCTAATTTACTGAGGTAGGAGTCAGTCCTGATGTCATAAAAGTACAAATTTCCTTGCCCTGTTCCAATACTTATGAGATTGTCATTGAATTGAAGTGACCTCACTCCTTCAATTTACACATCACCTTCACAACAATTAGCACTATTAGATATTACACAGCTTACCAGAGTCCTTGTCTTTAGAATGTATCGAGCAAACTGATTTGGTGTCAACACGAGAGTCCAAGAACGTGATATGAGATCGTGACCCTACAGCATAGAGTCCCAGTTTTTCATCTGCTTCTATACACACATTCTCTGCAGAAAATGGCAGTGAGTATCTGTAAATCTGTTGTATGCAATTTcagaataataattattgcagGAAAACCATCTTGGCTTGCCTGTTGAAGTGTATAACAATCCCACAGATGGACAGTGGCAGCACACGTACCAGTTTGTAATGCAGCCAAGTTCTAGCATCATAACAAAGTGACAGTTATGTAGTGTACACACAACTTACTGCATATTGGGAGCTGTAGGCTAAGTCACGGACCTTAATACCACTTTCATTCAATGCACTTGTGTTCCTGAACTTACACAATGGGACCATTGAGGGAACAGACTCTGCTAAAACTTGATCCACACTTTGACCACTGTCAACTGACCACAATGCCATCGTAGAGTCTCTTGAGCTAGTCACCAATAGCTTCTCTCCCAACCACTGGGTAGCAAATATCCAGTCTTTGTGACCCTGTTATGACCAGAATAAACAATGGTATAACAATACTATATGGCTGAGTCACACCTTCCCAATAATGTAGGGATCAAGATTGGGTAAAGTGTAGATGGCAAGGTGGTTGGGATTATGTCCACTGGTAGCTAACTTGGTTTTACCGGGACTGCAGTGAACACTGTGGATCCCACATGAAGTAGGTGAAAACACTGAAATCAATTCATCTGAAAAGTAATCCTCTTCATTTGAACCGCCAGCAGTTCTCAACAGAGGAATATATACAATCTTATCAGATGAAATTTCATACAACATCAGCTAATGAATTAACAATGGATGAGATCACAGACATAAGATATAGCACTCACCTGGTTACACTTCGTCCCAAATATTACAACATCTTCTGACAGCCAATCTGAAGCGAATACCTTATCTACTTCACCCAAGTGTAGTTTACTCTCTCCCAACATGTAGGGCACTTTTCTTGCTAAACTGTCACTCATCCATTCCTGGTGACTTGCCTTGTTGCGGTTAGGCAGAACAGTTGATTGTGTCGCGTATTCGCGCGCACTCAGGAACTCATTCATGGCACGTTTTAAATGATTACCATTCCCTGAAAATTGTCATAGTATACTCACAAGTAACAAATCATCATTCACTGTCAATTTCATAAATCACGTTGTTGATAAGAACGCTTCAGGTCATCTATCGGTATCCACGTGATTTTAAATCTTTGCGGCACTGAAAATTTAGCTGCGCATGCGTTGGCCTCTGGTCCGCCATATTGCAAAGAGAAGAAAGATGATGTCGCTAAGGGTCTTGGGTGCCGTTGGTCGAAGCTTGTATGCCAGAAGTGTCCTTGTAAGTAATTTGTGCTTCAAATGAGTATAGAGTACGCGCTTTGCTTGTAGGTTAGTCGACCGATTTTAACAAGAGGGTTTCACTTGACTCGCAGCGTAAAATATGCTGGAGGTATGCACATGTGGTTTCATAAAGACATGGATTACGATTGTTTTGGGGCTGGTGTGTAGGAGCTGTTAGTGCGGAGGTAACAAAGATCCTTGAGCAAAGGATTGAGGGACAAGGGATGCAAGCCAACTTGGAGGAGACTGGACGGGTATTGAGCATTGGCGATGGAATTGCTCGTGTGTATGGTTTGAAAAACATCCAAGCTGAAGAGATGGTGGAATTTTCTAGTGGAATAAAGGTGTGCGAGCTATTTTATTAACCTATAGTTTTATGCTTGGCTTTAAAAAGGGTATGGCACTCAACCTTGAGCCAGACAATGTTGGAATTGTAGTCTTTGGTAATGACAAACTGATCAAGGAAGGGGACATTGTAAAAAGAACTGGAGCCATTGTAGATGTACCTGTTGGAATGGAATTACTAGGAAGAGTTGTGGATGCATTAGGAAATCCAATTGATGGAAAGGTTATTATTACCGATACTTAAAATTTATTGTACAAGGTAGAAGAACCTCACTGTTTGTTGTAGGGTCCAATTTCTGCACCTGGAAGAGCACGTGTAGGAACCAAGGCTCCCGGAATCATTCCTCGTATATCAGTGAAGGAGCCAATGTTGACAGGCATAAAGGCTGTAGACAGTCTTGTACCTATTGGCCGTGGACAGCGAGAACTGATCATTGGCGACAGACAAACTGGGTATGTGTGGTTATCTGACCTACTGCTGCTCACCTCGTATGATTTTTTTACATATAGTAAAACAGCAATTGCTATAGACACCATAATTAACCAAAAAAGATTCAATGATGCAGCTGATGAAAGTTAGTACAGTAAATAATAACATTTGTATGGTACAACACTGATTGTATATTTAGAGGCTaagttgtactgtatatattgtGCCATTGGTCAGAAGAGGAGTACGGTTGCTCAGATTGTGAAGAGACTGACTGATAGTGGTGCGCAGTCATAGGTTAGTTTTCAATACCAGTTTTTAAAGTTCTCTTACAGATTCCATGAAGTATTCCATTGTGGTATGTGCAACAGCATCAGATGCTGCTCCACTACAATATCTGTCCCCCTACACTGGATGTGCCATGGGTGAATACTTTAGGGATAATGGCAAACATGCGCTTATCATTTACGATGACTTGTCCAAGCAGGTAGTCCATTTTAAAACCAGTACAATTTTTATATTGTATTATATGTTAGGCTGTAGCATACCGTCAGATGTCACTGCTGTTGAGACGTCCACCAGGACGTGAAGCTTACCCAGGTGATGTATTTTACCTTCATTCTCGGCTGTTGGAGAGAGCTGCCAAAATGAATGACGACTATGGTGGTGGCTCCCTTACTGCTCTGCCTGTCATTGAAACACAAGCTGGAGACGTATCAGCATACATCCCTACTAATGTTATCTCAATCACTGATGGACAAGTAAAGTCTCCTTTTTATGATCGTCTGCTGTTACACTGTTCCCATTCCTGTAGATCTTCTTGGAAACTGAATTGTTCTACAAAGGAATCAGACCAGCTATCAACGTTGGATTGTCAGTCAGTCGTGTAGGATCTGCTGCACAAACAAAGTCTATGAAGCAGGTATGattgtgctgtattagtctcatgcccagccAGGCCTGTCTTGAGACAATGCTCAAATCTCTGGGCCCTGGAGGTGGTTGGCCAATCAAAGAAGTTGTGTAATTGTTTAAAAGCAGTGAAAGTCATTCAAAAATGCCTAGGAATGAAGTTAACTCAGGAAAGGAAAATTTTTAGTAGAGAAAAGCATTTCATTTCTGGTGTTACATCCAAGTAGGTGAAATTGGAAAAGCAtgaccatagatcctttacaccctgGGATTGGAATCTGCTGTTTTCAACGCTTCCTTCCGCACCTCCATTGACACCTTTCTACACAGACATCTGTGAAGTAATGCATTAGTAACGCGACTTTACGTGTATTATTTCTCTGTTCAGTGGACAGTAGGGATGATGAGCTTACTTCAGTTTGATTAACGAAGAATTGGTaagtacacaaaacaaattTCAAGCTAAGACAATGATATTTCAGGCAGGTAGAGCTAGCCAAAGTTTGCCACATCGTTCAAGTGGTAGATTTCAAACACACACTGTCAAAGGAGAAATGGACCGATGAATTTGTTGGTTCGATTGCTTGACTCAAGTTATACTTATAGACTGAATTTGATGTCCATACAATGAACAATTCGAGACTTACAGCTAGCCAAATTTTCAGTCGCTTGGGTCTGGCAGCGAGTTTTGTCGTTATTTGCTTCCACAATCATTTTTTTGCCCTATTCGCTGTAATGAACAAGATAATGTAGAAAACATCACAAAATTCACAGTAGAACAGTAGTTCAACTTTTCTCCACCTAGTCAATACCAATTAATCAACGGTGCGGATGGTCTGAGCTCAAAGTACAACAAGTATGCGGAGATTCCTATCccggggtgtaaaggatctatggcaTGACTTAACAACAAATGTCTTATATGTGTAAATTGTCCCTTTTTCattgattctgattggccaggtAATGTTTTGGCTGGATTGCGTTTCAGGCCCAACAAATTGGGCATTGTCATTTGTGTTGTTACCACAGGTCTAGCTTGGTATGAGACTAGTGTTGTATTGGGCTAAAGTTGTAATGGTTGATTTCTAAACAGGTGGCAGGAACAATGAAGCTGGAGCTAGCACAGTACAGAGAAGTAGCAGCTTTTGCTCAGTTTGGGTCTGATCTTGATGCTGCCACACAAAACCAATTGAAAAGAGGAGCTAGGCTAACTGAATTGCTCAAACAAGGACAATATGGTAAATGAAGTCTTGTGCTTTTCCTTGATGGGGTATATATTTTTTGCCAAtgatttttcaaatttttttttgtggctgacCCTATGCATTTTAAATACCCTATTCTTTTCAAacctataattatatattatttCTATTTAGTACCCATGGAGATTGCTGAACAGGTTGTTGTAATCTATGCTGGTGTAAGAGGCCACTTAGACAAGATGGATGTAGGAAAGATCCCCAGCTTTGAGCAGGCTTTCTTGCAGCACATGCGATCTACTCACCAAGATATAATTGATACTGTCAAGAAGGACGGCCAGATCAGTCAGGAAATTGATGAAAAACTAAAAGGAATAGTTACATCGTTTGTGGATTCATTTATCCAGGAATAAACAGTATAGCTTCTTATGAAGCTTTTACAACTAGCATACTATAGGTATTgtcattatattattattatttgtgaaAACAACGAACGAGGACACCCATTACCAGTACTCTAAGTGGGGATTAATTAGAACTGTATTCTTACTAACGCTCACCATTACTAGAATGTCTACGTTGGCTAAAGTAGTGTTGCTGTAAGTTGGTTAAAATTACTGACGTTGAACTACTACATTCTTTGTGACAGAGTTGCTGTACTTTGTCTAATAATCGTTATCGCGCATACTCAGTCTCTACCTTCATCGGACGAACCTAAACAGCCGGATATACATCAAGTGTTTACGTTTAAATCTCCCAAAAAACATAATTCAAAACAAAATGACTACAGCACGTCCACAGGTCAGTAATGAAACCGTATTTGATGGTGTATGTATTCTAACAAAATATAGTGAACCTAAAACCTTGAAACTGTTCATTGGTCATGGCCATGGAGCATGAGTAATATAACAAATAATGGGTTCCAAAATGTATGATGATACTAGTCTCATGTGCCAAACAGTTTGTGTAGGGGCAGTAAAAAACTGTTTGGTCACTGCATAGATACAATAACGCTTACCAGGAGTTGGTACACGTGGGATCTGTGTTTCGCTTACTTTTGGTACATCGTACTACAAAGCAGAGCAGTTTCACTGGATAAAGTAGGCACTACTTATTAGTTATGGCCATGAGACATGCACTCAGCATACAAATTAGTTTAAATACTTACTAGTGAAAAAGATACAAGCAAAAATTTCATCGAGTCTGACCCACGCTTTCGACTGACACAGTTTAAAAACGAAATTTACAACCAGCAGAAATGTTTTACCTCACTATATTGCAGTCTAACGGCTCCATTAGTGTGTAATACAACCTCGTAGCGAAGTAGTTGAAGTGAAATTCGTACAGAAAGTGAGTTATCTGTACCAACGCTGTACGGCGAAACACGGAAAACAATCAAAGGCTGTGATGTAACATTGGGgatttgtacacaaatgatgaCGTAGaatacttccgtttccaatcccggtaagCGTTATTCTATCTATGGTCACTGTTGCATACGTTCTGGAATATTGACAGAGTCAACCAGATCGCTTTGTGTATTCAGATTTTTTACAAGGCTCTTTACTTCCCTAGTACAGAGTTTTTCAAAATTGCTGGTATGGATTTATGAAGTGAGGATGTTTTAGATGCCTCACCATAACATACAGTGCATTACCAGTACAAGTGTACAGTCTCACATCAGTCTGCTCACAGAGGGGACTGAAACGTTTTACATCATCCTTTAGTGCAAAACAATACTGTTGTTTGCATTCCTGGTGTTCAGGAAAACTGTACCACAGCGATTTTATTTGCCACCCGAtgcacaaaccgtctggcatgTGAGTTACTTCAACCATGCCATGTAGGTTcgactttctcacaaaaatatatatattgccCGAAATCAGCTGCACAATATCTTCATGTTCTCAGTAATACGACAATACTTTAGTCAAACAGCAGTATTGATACCGTCCAATATTTGATTAGCGCAAATACCGTGGATTCTAAAACACAAGCTTTATAAACTAAAATAATAAGCCTGTATGAAGAAGtgcagtacatgtgtatggATACATATGGATTTCATTACATTTCTACTGTTATTGAAAATGATTAGAGTCTAACTCTAGAACTGCACATCTTAAACTAATAATTTAGTTATACTGCAATATCAAGTTGACAATATCATACCGTTTATGAAATATCACAACCGCTCATCACTCCCTCACTACCTTcaaaaaaaaatccatagcaacctattggaagtgttttgggtcatACCGAAGGCATTTTGGGgctatacctcaccaatactgccaaggcaaatttctgctgactgactgatgctttcataCCAGTGTAACTCAACAACGGCCAACGCTATATAAAGGCTTGAGTTTTTAACACTCCAgactgacaggtgccttttgacataccgcagtacatacaatgcacacatcatatcctttgtcctcctttgtgtcccattctctgtggaaaatacagatgattcctgtTATAAACGTAATAGTCAGTCACAGGAAAACCATTTTGTGCTACTGTGAgaatcagcaaaaagaaatgaagtgCTCCTGTACTGTTTTTAATTTATGACACTGTGcacgggctgaacataactgaatAATAGCCACTTtactttcagtaattgatatttgggttgcagtactattgtactctATGATAGATGTAATAGCCGGAGCTCACCTAACACTGACACGTCATTAATGCTCAT
The Dysidea avara chromosome 7, odDysAvar1.4, whole genome shotgun sequence genome window above contains:
- the LOC136260984 gene encoding DDB1- and CUL4-associated factor 12-like translates to MNEFLSAREYATQSTVLPNRNKASHQEWMSDSLARKVPYMLGESKLHLGEVDKVFASDWLSEDVVIFGTKCNQLMLYEISSDKIVYIPLLRTAGGSNEEDYFSDELISVFSPTSCGIHSVHCSPGKTKLATSGHNPNHLAIYTLPNLDPYIIGKGHKDWIFATQWLGEKLLVTSSRDSTMALWSVDSGQSVDQVLAESVPSMVPLCKFRNTSALNESGIKVRDLAYSSQYANLAALQTGTCAATVHLWDCYTLQQIYRYSLPFSAENVCIEADEKLGLYAVGSRSHITFLDSRVDTKSVCSIHSKDKDSGVRSLQFNDNLISIGTGQGNLYFYDIRTDSYLSKLEHSWSQINIAGPSYREPSAWVLKTTLGWLRKDETYRDFFSGMPEPPNAIYTHTYSPTKSRLFVAGGPLPLGLCGNYCALWH
- the LOC136259892 gene encoding uncharacterized protein — translated: MALQAATLDVIAISLSPCSTISGVAITILILDVIDTSFIALTAVVNGAYLLLCEGVSVQSLDAGATHITVKLDIVNAWRESFTSKCHSVQELHSVRSIGFKGEALSSMCELSGTMEVCSRHQLSPETWCKLFHHCRDLGVTHSTAHRQVAGTTVTLHDIFYSMPVRRKCIKENLEMEYIRQMQKGQSSMEKLSQFYSPSVTKTMLPVEYCTVSQTQVHTLLNTLLTNKHKSCEHGHPVYFVTIQCPPSECDFCWQSCKTLVEFVDWTAVLQATGLAAKTATSRLRCPETTQNVTGSCTVDTCPEDESTSVHFSHGMQSDIVRRNRKSSTTTMTCLTHDSKGDAVAGDLLVTPKFISVKASSRSPLRTPSIAQKLAQFSNGRMEQGPKVLSKKRINPHLICSKLAKHFVPDMLDSPFVPQHHSTPLQDVQDIDTHQSSCRPEVPVTKSTSDMLKSEDDSVGFCSRPFLAAPHLTHSTSPFVSHGTRISFSLKSQSYQAQDKCSKDVKPSIIEKLISECSNPVFKTGQEHILTASTCGSDTISIHNMIHSYRFTKDMFHRIKVINQVDNKFIACLMDTKSNGSYNLLVLVDQHAAHEQIRLEKLIAELYDEEAYSGNMSGRQVLSSPIEPPLKFQLESQQLQLATTIFSKQLHAVGIELSQINNIMLVHKLPSVLVNKKCPTISSVDRSSCHTGMSWSHQI
- the LOC136260979 gene encoding ATP synthase subunit alpha, mitochondrial-like — protein: MRWPLVRHIAKRRKMMSLRVLGAVGRSLYARSVLVSRPILTRGFHLTRSVKYAGGAVSAEVTKILEQRIEGQGMQANLEETGRVLSIGDGIARVYGLKNIQAEEMVEFSSGIKGMALNLEPDNVGIVVFGNDKLIKEGDIVKRTGAIVDVPVGMELLGRVVDALGNPIDGKGPISAPGRARVGTKAPGIIPRISVKEPMLTGIKAVDSLVPIGRGQRELIIGDRQTGKTAIAIDTIINQKRFNDAADEKAKLYCIYCAIGQKRSTVAQIVKRLTDSDSMKYSIVVCATASDAAPLQYLSPYTGCAMGEYFRDNGKHALIIYDDLSKQAVAYRQMSLLLRRPPGREAYPGDVFYLHSRLLERAAKMNDDYGGGSLTALPVIETQAGDVSAYIPTNVISITDGQIFLETELFYKGIRPAINVGLSVSRVGSAAQTKSMKQVAGTMKLELAQYREVAAFAQFGSDLDAATQNQLKRGARLTELLKQGQYVPMEIAEQVVVIYAGVRGHLDKMDVGKIPSFEQAFLQHMRSTHQDIIDTVKKDGQISQEIDEKLKGIVTSFVDSFIQE